A single window of Mesoplodon densirostris isolate mMesDen1 chromosome 13, mMesDen1 primary haplotype, whole genome shotgun sequence DNA harbors:
- the MAFA gene encoding transcription factor MafA has translation MAVELTMGAELPSSPLAIEYVNDFDLMKFEVKKEPPEAERFCHRLPPGSLSSTPLSTPCSSVPSSPSFCAPSPGTGGGAGGGGGAAQVGAAPGPASGGPGAVGGASGKPALEDLYWMSGYQHHLNPEALNLTPEDAVEALIGSGHHTGHHGAHHHPEAAAAYEAFRGQGYAGGGGADDMGAGHHHGTHHAAHHHHHHHHHGGAGHGGGGTGHHVRLEERFSDDQLVSMSVRELNRQLRGFSKEEVIRLKQKRRTLKNRGYAQSCRFKRVQQRHILESEKCQLQSQVEQLKLEVGRLAKERDLYKEKYEKLAGRGGPGGAGGAGFPRESSPGVGAKGASDFFL, from the coding sequence ATGGCCGTGGAGCTGACGATGGGCGCCGAGCTGCCCAGCAGCCCGCTGGCCATCGAGTACGTCAATGACTTCGACCTGATGAAGTTCGAGGTGAAGAAGGAGCCGCCCGAGGCCGAGCGCTTCTGCCACCGTCTGCCGCCCGGCTCGCTATCCTCGACGCCGCTCAGCACGCCCTGCTCCTCCGTGCCCTCCTCGCCCAGCTTCTGCGCGCCCAGCCCGGGCACCGGCGGCGgcgcggggggcggcggcggcgcggcgcAGGTCGGGGCTGCCCCGGGGCCGGCAAGCGGGGGCCCCGGCGCCGTCGGGGGCGCCTCGGGGAAGCCGGCGCTGGAGGATCTGTACTGGATGAGCGGCTACCAGCACCACCTGAACCCCGAGGCGCTCAACCTGACGCCCGAGGACGCGGTGGAGGCGCTCATCGGCAGCGGCCACCACACCGGGCACCACGGTGCGCACCACCACCCAGAGGCCGCCGCGGCCTACGAGGCCTTCCGGGGCCAGGGCTatgcgggcggcggcggcgcggacGACATGGGCGCCGGCCACCACCACGGCACGCACCACGCcgcccaccaccatcaccaccaccaccaccacggcGGCGCGGGCCATGGCGGCGGCGGCACGGGCCACCACGTGCGCCTGGAGGAGCGCTTTTCCGACGACCAGCTGGTGTCCATGTCCGTCCGCGAGCTAAACAGGCAGCTCCGCGGCTTCAGTAAGGAGGAGGTCATCCGGCTGAAGCAGAAGCGGCGCACGCTCAAGAACCGCGGCTACGCTCAGTCGTGCCGCTTCAAGCGGGTGCAGCAGCGGCACATTCTGGAGAGCGAGAAGTGCCAGCTCCAGAGCCAGGTGGAGCAGCTGAAGCTGGAGGTGGGGCGCCTGGCCAAGGAGCGGGACCTGTACAAGGAGAAATACGAGAAGCTGGCCGGCCGGGGCGGCCCCGGGGGCGCGGGCGGAGCCGGCTTCCCGCGGGAGTCCTCGCCGGGAGTCGGGGCCAAGGGCGCTTCCGACTTCTTCCTGTGA